A genomic stretch from Mesorhizobium shangrilense includes:
- a CDS encoding tyrosine-type recombinase/integrase, which yields MTQLAPHLTAFLREHLPRERCASVHTCEAYAYSFQLLVTFAARRLRKRPCLLQIEDIDVPTILAFLEHIEAVRGNKPRSRNARLAAVKSFFRYLEHRVPAVLDQALRVHAIPMKKIDEALVASLSRTEVQALLDAPDRRTSSGIRDRAMLHLAFAGGLRVSELVGLALDQFGWRSPASIHIIGKGRRERVLPLWQETAAAVRAWIAVRPKDGETALFLNNAGRMMTRSGFEYILENTPPPRSAARPR from the coding sequence ATGACCCAGCTCGCCCCGCACCTCACCGCGTTTCTTCGCGAACACCTTCCCCGCGAACGGTGCGCCAGCGTTCATACCTGCGAGGCCTATGCCTACAGCTTCCAATTGCTGGTGACGTTCGCCGCGCGACGATTGCGCAAACGACCCTGCCTGCTACAGATCGAAGATATCGATGTGCCGACAATCCTCGCCTTCCTCGAACATATCGAGGCGGTGCGTGGCAACAAGCCCCGCTCGCGCAACGCAAGGCTGGCTGCCGTGAAGTCCTTCTTCCGCTATCTCGAGCACCGCGTCCCCGCAGTACTGGATCAGGCCCTTCGGGTGCACGCTATTCCGATGAAGAAGATTGACGAGGCGCTCGTGGCTTCGCTATCGCGTACCGAAGTGCAGGCACTGCTCGATGCACCGGATCGGCGCACATCATCGGGCATCCGAGATCGAGCCATGCTGCATCTGGCTTTCGCCGGCGGCCTGCGCGTTTCCGAACTCGTCGGCCTCGCGCTGGATCAGTTCGGCTGGCGGTCGCCGGCCAGCATCCATATCATCGGCAAAGGACGACGAGAGCGCGTGCTGCCACTTTGGCAGGAGACCGCTGCCGCGGTCCGGGCCTGGATTGCGGTCCGACCCAAGGATGGGGAGACGGCGCTTTTCCTGAACAACGCCGGCCGGATGATGACCCGCTCCGGCTTCGAATACATCCTTGAAAACACGCCGCCGCCGCGGTCAGCGGCGCGCCCACGTTAG
- a CDS encoding transposase gives MVAESYEAGETVCAVARRYALSPQQLFAWRRAARQRRRRHQNPCSFLRWLQRPCRNPWRNVQDDHGSTRRSATPA, from the coding sequence ATCGTTGCGGAGAGCTACGAGGCTGGCGAGACGGTTTGTGCTGTAGCTCGCCGATATGCGCTTTCCCCACAGCAACTGTTTGCTTGGCGCCGGGCTGCGCGTCAGCGGAGGCGACGGCATCAGAATCCCTGTTCGTTCCTGCGGTGGTTGCAGCGTCCTTGTCGGAACCCGTGGCGCAACGTCCAGGACGACCACGGAAGCACAAGGCGGTCCGCGACGCCGGCGTGA
- a CDS encoding LysR substrate-binding domain-containing protein, which yields MVHRHYDLPSLTALAVFEASARHLSFNLAASELNVTPSAVSRQIKAIEDELGVPLFVRLGSVMLTSAGEDLYAVLASSLSEASHVTRALKRGDRSKNVSIACTYSFASMWLIPRMSRFWTKYGDVTVDHLISDNSRDFRRAEVDLRIRYGFGSWPDETAEFLFDELIYPVCGPGFARKHRNATAESLPELPLLHGEWVNTEWTGWDELFRRAGIPHGPLRGRRFSKFFVTLQAAQADQGVAVGWHRLVRPLLEEVKLVKITDLELPAPGGWYVTWNYNRTLSPAAELLRGWLREISPEERGA from the coding sequence ATGGTTCATCGTCATTATGATCTCCCGTCCTTGACAGCCCTCGCGGTATTCGAGGCCTCTGCACGTCATCTGTCGTTCAACCTTGCGGCTTCCGAGCTCAACGTCACGCCCAGTGCGGTTAGCCGGCAGATTAAGGCCATTGAGGACGAGCTCGGGGTTCCACTGTTTGTAAGGCTTGGAAGCGTCATGCTCACCAGCGCCGGCGAAGACCTCTACGCTGTACTAGCAAGCAGTCTTTCCGAGGCCTCTCATGTCACCAGGGCCCTCAAGCGCGGCGATCGCTCCAAGAATGTCTCGATTGCCTGCACATATTCCTTTGCATCGATGTGGTTGATACCGCGCATGTCACGCTTCTGGACCAAGTATGGTGACGTTACCGTCGACCATCTTATTTCCGACAATTCGCGCGACTTCCGGCGCGCTGAAGTCGACTTACGAATTCGCTACGGCTTCGGCTCATGGCCCGACGAGACCGCCGAATTTCTGTTTGACGAGTTGATCTACCCGGTCTGCGGTCCTGGCTTTGCCCGGAAGCACCGGAATGCTACTGCTGAATCACTTCCTGAGCTTCCGCTCCTACACGGCGAATGGGTCAATACTGAATGGACCGGATGGGACGAGCTCTTCCGCCGCGCTGGCATTCCTCACGGACCGCTTCGTGGCCGCAGGTTCAGCAAATTCTTCGTGACCTTGCAGGCGGCCCAGGCTGATCAGGGCGTTGCCGTGGGTTGGCATCGGCTGGTGCGGCCGCTGCTAGAAGAGGTCAAGCTCGTCAAGATTACGGACCTCGAACTGCCTGCACCAGGAGGTTGGTATGTGACGTGGAACTATAACCGGACCCTATCGCCGGCGGCGGAACTGCTGCGCGGATGGTTGCGGGAAATCTCGCCTGAAGAGCGGGGCGCCTGA
- a CDS encoding tyrosine-type recombinase/integrase, which yields MSPQIDQFAASLAAQRYTPLTIEGYTASARHFAAWLGSVGISSDSIDDDVIGRFSEHRCRCPGSRRWQRVSPDYWRRAKRFCVFLQQVGVGRAPLKVASPYPLLDDYQGWLRVHRGLSERTIARHLHHLHKLLPELGTATHDSDAALVRNVVREWRERTGPADLRTITSACVAIFASSRVLACAAPTSITPSRPSCNGAFRRCRGILVPPDVERVIESCDQLTRGRLRDRAILLLLARLGLRAGDVAGLRLSDVDLSGKARRQVRLPLPQDVGDALLAYIEQERPRVHQEAVFLGMVAPYRSFSRSSHVSTIVALALKRAGISNPPSTGASLLRHSAATSMLRSGATLEAVGTVLRHRSLDMTAHYAKVDIPMLEQIAQPWPGELTC from the coding sequence TTGTCGCCACAGATCGATCAGTTCGCGGCAAGTCTGGCCGCGCAAAGATATACGCCGCTGACTATTGAAGGCTACACGGCCTCGGCTCGTCATTTTGCAGCCTGGCTTGGTAGCGTAGGTATCTCGAGCGACAGCATCGATGACGATGTCATTGGTCGTTTTTCCGAACATCGGTGCCGGTGTCCCGGTAGCCGGCGATGGCAGCGCGTTTCACCTGACTATTGGCGTCGCGCCAAGCGATTCTGCGTCTTTCTCCAACAGGTCGGTGTCGGGCGTGCGCCGTTGAAGGTCGCGTCGCCATATCCCTTGCTTGACGACTATCAGGGGTGGTTGCGCGTCCACCGGGGACTTTCGGAACGAACGATCGCCCGTCACCTTCATCATTTGCATAAGCTGCTGCCGGAACTCGGCACGGCGACCCACGACTCTGATGCCGCTCTCGTCCGCAATGTGGTCCGCGAGTGGCGCGAGCGAACCGGACCGGCCGACCTGCGGACCATAACGAGCGCTTGCGTTGCTATCTTCGCTTCCTCGCGGGTGCTGGCCTGTGCCGCCCCAACCTCGATCACGCCATCCCGCCCGTCTTGCAATGGCGCCTTTCGTCGTTGCCGCGGTATCTTGGTGCCGCCGGATGTCGAACGCGTCATTGAATCCTGCGATCAACTCACCAGAGGGCGCCTGCGGGACCGTGCGATCCTGCTTCTGCTGGCACGCCTGGGGCTGCGGGCCGGAGATGTGGCCGGGCTCAGACTCAGCGATGTCGACTTGAGTGGCAAAGCGCGCCGCCAAGTTCGATTGCCGCTGCCGCAGGATGTCGGCGACGCGCTGCTCGCATACATCGAGCAGGAGCGGCCTCGCGTGCATCAAGAGGCAGTCTTTCTTGGAATGGTCGCGCCCTACCGGTCATTCTCGCGGTCTAGCCATGTCTCCACGATCGTAGCGCTGGCGCTGAAGCGGGCGGGCATTTCCAATCCTCCCTCGACCGGAGCTAGCCTGCTGCGCCACTCCGCAGCGACCTCGATGCTACGCTCGGGAGCCACGCTTGAAGCTGTTGGCACGGTGCTGCGTCACCGTTCGCTCGATATGACCGCACATTACGCCAAAGTCGATATTCCAATGCTGGAGCAGATTGCTCAGCCGTGGCCGGGAGAACTTACATGCTGA
- a CDS encoding MFS transporter has product MSKTTSNPPAPIGDAPRLRTVIPVLGVTQILAWGSSYYLLAVLAQPIARDTGWPLARIVGGLSLGLLVAGIVSPRVGHSIQRLGGRLVLATSAVFLAAGLIGLALSPNLPLYTVSWLVLGIGMGAGLYDPAFATVGRIYGRRARTAIATVTLFGGFASTICWPLSALLVAEFGWRNACLIYAGIHLLILLPLYLFALPKEQKRGTRAVGTSGRSELVGPAVPTGLMPLFVLMALVFTVSSMISTMLSVHLLTILQPRGIALAAAVALGAIVGPCQVGARAIEMAISRFYHPIWTKFASAAFIAIGVGLLWANVPIVAAALAFYGAGIGIESIARGTLPLAVFGEHHYPAIMGRIAMSSLIMQAASPSLGAVLLTRLGVNGALAVLFAVAVVNVLLVMVLFGVMQKRGSAKRV; this is encoded by the coding sequence GTGAGCAAAACCACTTCAAACCCGCCTGCGCCAATCGGGGATGCGCCCCGTCTTCGGACGGTAATTCCCGTTCTCGGCGTGACGCAAATCCTCGCATGGGGTTCGTCCTACTACCTGCTGGCCGTGTTGGCGCAGCCCATCGCCCGCGACACAGGATGGCCGTTGGCCCGGATTGTCGGTGGCCTTTCGCTCGGCCTGCTCGTCGCCGGCATCGTCTCGCCGCGTGTCGGTCACAGCATCCAGCGGCTCGGCGGCCGCCTTGTATTAGCGACGAGCGCCGTGTTTCTCGCTGCCGGGTTGATCGGTTTGGCGCTCTCGCCCAACCTGCCACTTTACACCGTTTCATGGCTGGTGCTTGGCATCGGCATGGGCGCGGGCCTCTACGACCCGGCATTCGCCACAGTCGGCCGGATATACGGCCGGCGTGCGCGAACCGCGATTGCGACAGTGACCCTGTTCGGCGGCTTTGCCAGCACCATCTGCTGGCCGCTCTCAGCCTTGTTGGTCGCCGAGTTCGGCTGGCGAAACGCATGTCTTATCTATGCGGGCATCCACCTGCTCATCCTGCTGCCGCTCTATCTGTTTGCGCTGCCGAAGGAGCAGAAGCGGGGGACGCGTGCCGTCGGCACCAGTGGTCGTAGCGAGTTGGTGGGGCCCGCTGTACCAACGGGCTTGATGCCGCTGTTTGTGCTGATGGCGCTCGTCTTTACCGTCAGCTCGATGATTTCGACGATGCTCTCCGTCCATCTGCTGACAATCCTGCAACCTCGTGGCATCGCCCTCGCCGCCGCGGTCGCGCTTGGGGCGATCGTCGGGCCATGCCAGGTTGGGGCGCGGGCGATCGAGATGGCAATCAGCCGCTTCTATCATCCGATCTGGACCAAGTTTGCGTCGGCCGCATTCATTGCCATTGGCGTCGGTCTTCTGTGGGCGAACGTACCGATTGTGGCTGCTGCGCTTGCCTTTTATGGAGCGGGAATCGGCATCGAGTCTATTGCCCGCGGCACGCTACCGCTCGCCGTATTCGGCGAGCATCACTATCCTGCGATCATGGGCCGCATCGCAATGTCGAGCCTGATCATGCAGGCCGCATCGCCCTCGCTGGGAGCGGTGCTGCTCACGAGGCTTGGTGTGAACGGTGCGCTCGCCGTTCTGTTTGCGGTGGCGGTCGTAAATGTGTTGCTGGTGATGGTTCTTTTCGGCGTAATGCAGAAACGGGGATCGGCAAAGCGTGTTTGA
- a CDS encoding tyrosine-type recombinase/integrase → MLSQLLADHAALHRALGYKFRTPGILLRNFVAFAEHRGEDVITTATVREWAQQAPSPEQQRNRLLTVRRFAIGLQAADPRHEVPSADLFGRATRRRRTPYIYSPEDIRQLIDAAHRLGPDQSIRPLTYATMFGLIAATGMRVSEAIAIRLPDVTDDGLIIAQTKFKKSRLLPLHPSTGRALDGYLTTRLKSSSQSDALFISHQGTPPAYPTVITVFLQVARSISLRGAPGSRGARIHDLRHTFAVRSLERCAHDAQAVARHITALSTYLGHVTPM, encoded by the coding sequence ATGCTGAGTCAGCTCCTCGCCGATCATGCGGCGCTGCACCGTGCCCTGGGATACAAGTTTCGGACCCCGGGCATTCTCCTGCGCAACTTTGTCGCCTTTGCCGAGCATCGCGGTGAGGATGTCATAACGACGGCGACCGTGCGTGAGTGGGCGCAGCAAGCGCCGTCGCCCGAGCAACAACGCAACCGCCTGTTGACGGTACGCCGCTTCGCGATCGGGCTGCAGGCCGCAGACCCGCGCCACGAGGTGCCCTCCGCTGATCTTTTCGGCCGCGCCACTCGCAGGCGCCGCACGCCCTATATCTACAGCCCCGAGGATATCCGACAGCTGATCGACGCCGCTCATCGACTTGGTCCCGACCAGTCGATCCGACCGCTCACCTACGCCACGATGTTCGGGCTGATTGCGGCGACCGGCATGCGTGTTTCGGAGGCGATCGCGATTCGGTTGCCGGACGTGACCGACGATGGGTTGATCATTGCCCAGACCAAGTTCAAGAAGAGCCGGTTGCTGCCGCTCCACCCGTCAACCGGACGCGCCCTGGATGGATACCTTACCACTCGCCTGAAGTCCTCGAGCCAGAGCGATGCACTCTTCATTTCGCATCAGGGAACACCGCCGGCCTATCCGACGGTGATAACGGTCTTCCTGCAAGTCGCTCGATCGATCAGCTTGCGCGGCGCTCCAGGATCGCGAGGAGCGCGGATCCATGATCTTCGCCACACATTTGCCGTTCGCTCTCTCGAACGCTGTGCGCACGATGCCCAGGCTGTCGCGCGGCATATCACCGCCCTGAGCACCTATCTGGGGCACGTCACGCCCATGTGA
- a CDS encoding LysR family transcriptional regulator, with the protein MVHRYYDLPSLTALAVFEASVRHLSFKLAASELNVTPSAVSRQIKAIEDELGVPLFVRLGSGMLTSAGEDLYAVLASSFSKASHVARTLKRGDRSKNVTIAPASARRTARPMLRPTRCNSSCPRPGCVPRRSRPGMLAAASPMLSPTTQATGDAACGVVA; encoded by the coding sequence ATGGTTCATCGTTATTATGATCTCCCGTCCTTGACCGCCCTCGCGGTATTCGAGGCCTCTGTACGCCATCTGTCGTTCAAGCTTGCGGCTTCCGAGCTCAACGTCACGCCCAGTGCGGTTAGCCGGCAGATTAAGGCCATTGAGGACGAGCTCGGGGTTCCACTGTTTGTAAGGCTTGGAAGCGGCATGCTTACCAGCGCCGGCGAAGACCTCTACGCTGTACTAGCAAGCAGTTTTTCCAAGGCCTCTCATGTCGCCAGGACCCTCAAGCGCGGCGATCGCTCCAAGAATGTCACGATTGCGCCCGCGTCTGCCCGAAGAACTGCCAGACCCATGTTGCGGCCGACAAGGTGCAACTCGTCCTGCCCGAGACCGGGGTGTGTACCACGACGTTCCCGGCCAGGGATGCTGGCTGCTGCGTCGCCAATGCTATCGCCAACAACGCAGGCAACCGGGGATGCGGCTTGCGGAGTCGTCGCGTGA
- a CDS encoding class I SAM-dependent DNA methyltransferase — protein MNTLDQRTALEQAAQKRIKDSHALDGDVGRLAHFYRGWASSYDLDVGREGYCGPTVVAELAGAVQTAYLANDRAAIAILDAGCGTGLVGAQLKRLGFQLLDGFDLSEEMAGKARKTRVYRHVQGDVDLNGPLSDYCSATYDITICCGVFTLGHVRPVALRELARVTRPNGFIIASTRKSYAEATSFEDEVRRLQDAGVLVTAQCLNDGKYIAEEGAHYWVFQVPHRASAPAG, from the coding sequence ATGAATACCCTCGATCAACGTACCGCACTGGAGCAAGCCGCACAAAAGCGCATCAAGGATTCCCATGCCCTCGACGGCGACGTCGGGCGCTTAGCCCACTTCTATCGCGGATGGGCGAGTTCCTATGACCTGGATGTTGGCCGCGAGGGGTACTGCGGGCCGACGGTCGTTGCGGAACTGGCGGGCGCCGTGCAGACAGCGTATTTGGCCAATGACCGAGCAGCCATCGCAATCCTAGACGCTGGGTGCGGAACAGGTCTTGTCGGCGCGCAGTTGAAGCGCCTCGGCTTCCAGTTGCTCGACGGGTTCGACCTCTCCGAGGAGATGGCCGGCAAGGCCCGGAAAACTCGCGTCTACCGCCATGTCCAAGGCGATGTCGACCTTAACGGGCCGCTCTCCGACTACTGCAGTGCGACTTATGACATTACGATCTGCTGTGGCGTCTTCACGCTCGGGCACGTCCGACCGGTCGCACTGCGCGAATTGGCTCGCGTCACGCGCCCCAACGGATTCATCATCGCAAGCACCCGCAAAAGCTATGCGGAGGCCACATCCTTTGAAGATGAGGTGCGGCGTCTGCAGGATGCGGGCGTGCTGGTGACGGCACAGTGTCTAAACGACGGCAAATACATAGCGGAGGAGGGCGCACACTACTGGGTTTTCCAAGTGCCCCATAGGGCCAGCGCACCGGCAGGATAG